From Gossypium raimondii isolate GPD5lz chromosome 11, ASM2569854v1, whole genome shotgun sequence:
CAGGACAGGTAATTTAAGggatttaaatataataaaaaaaattgtggagtttgtaaatgttaaagttttttataattaaattagtgatggaatattattcttattttcgGTCTGATTAGTtgatttggttaaattatataattttttaaaaaatatataaaaaatctgatttaatcaccatatttaattgatttaatattttattctaaattaatactttgtttgatttttatccAACCAATCTGATcaataaatttgatttgattcttaaatttcttttatgtatttatatttttataaagggttaacatttttttcattttgaggataagaaaatttatagtttaatctttttaaaaatagtacTTTTTTGcattaatacaataataaaattatattttagctaatattattttaataagattgaATAATTAAATCGGAAATCAACACATCGATTTAGAGAAAgttattagattaaattgaactgaacattttaataatttatttaattaaacggAATGAATCGACCCGTTTTATTgaacttataaattaattacttaatcagTTTCACCATCTATCCGATTTTGTAAACAGTAATTTAGCTACAAAAATTTACAGTTCTAAATCcaacgaaaaagaaaattttaggttggCTCCCGACTAACACAGATTTTGCTCCAGTGAACGGTGGCAGCAGCAAGAAGAAGAGCCAATTCACCTATTGAATCTACTACGACAAAGACTCCttttcaaaaaagaagaaaaacgaAAACCATGGCGTCATTGTAGGTTTTGCACTCGACTTTTCATGTACTTGATAAATCGCAGCAACCGAACAAGAGCAAAACGGCACCATTCACACACCTTTCGCAACGTAAAAGAGCTTAAAAACGCCGGGATATGGTTAAAAGCAAGCGAAACAAGTTGTTTAACCGACATCAGTTTCAACCGTATCTTCTTCGTCGGAAAATTATGGTTACCGCCGATCACCGTCGATGATTCAACCGGTCCTAAATTCATGAACTTAATAGCTCACGAAATGTGTCCGGATTTCTACAACAATTTCACCGTCACTTCATATATTTGTTTCCTTGATTCATTGATCGATGAAGCCGAAGATGTTAAAGACCTGAGAGACGCCGGCATACTATACAACGGATTGGGGAGTGATGAAGAAGTGGCTAAGCTTTTCAATAAGATGAACACTGATTTGGTTCCTAGTCAGACGATTTACAGTGGGGTTAAAAGGCAAATACATAATCATTGTAAGAATATGTGGATTAATTATGCAGCTCAAGCTTATCATACTCATTTTAGGAGTCCTTGGACGTTTTTGGCATTTGTGGGTGCCATTGCTGCACTTCTTCTTAGTGCTTTGCAGACTTATTATACCATACATCAACCAAAGTAAGTGTTCTTTTACTAGTCTTTTTATAAACTCTTgttatttatgataattttataagatTCTCGATTCAAtcagtttaattttttgtgttCATTGAGGaattgttttgaaaatatttttgaagaggtttactgaaaattttgagagaatcttttgaaaattttgtaaatttcaaaacttttgtGAGGTTTAATTagggattttaaaatttaggaggcCTAAATAAAATGTCAAGAATTTTGAAggatttaatgataaattttaaaatttcgagGACCTCCTCTTACATTCTATCCTAAGTTGAACCAAgagatttctttttttaatatttaaatattttcaattaaatgcatcaattttaattcaaactcaaaattttaattaattaatctagttttatcataaaaattaataatccaAACTCGTTTAACATTAACATGAAtgcaaattaatctaaacaaaaaTTCATTCGAATTCAAAATAACCTTAAACCGAAACAACCTatacctaaaataattttatctataaTAGCACAAtccaaaaaatcaaaacttcaaACTTAAAATGATTCGAAACTTGTGAAATCCAAATCGAAACCATATAAATTTCTTACATGCCGAAGGTTTTTTTGTGTGTATTTGTTCAGAAATgcttttatatcttttttttcttcaatttgtgGCAGCAAAGACTCATCCAACCACAAAAATTGAAGGCTGCTTGAAGAACACCAAAGGATTCAAGGAGTCAAGtgtttgtgtttaatttattataaatattgaaagttaattaataatttttatatatattttgccaaagctctttaattttttgtatatacaatatttatagCCTGGGTAAATTTGTTTGACAATGCAGGGTGATTTATCCTAAATACTTACATCATAGAAGCAACATGtgtacttaaaatttatttaacctAAAAAATGTGTACAGTTGTTAAATTGGGTCTTAGTTTGATTAGTATTAGTATTGTTGTCGGTATAAAAGTACGTGGGTTCGAGCGTGCTAAAGTACatttatcttcctatttaatggttgatgaatggttataaatggttttttataaatagttttagGCATTGTAACGAAGATCTTATACCATTATTTGgtaataattacaattaaagtaattttgaagttaagtattttgatccttaaatttttaaatacgGATGTTGAGAGTTTAGGAGGGGTAACCACAAACCCTTAAAAGGATTAATCTTCATGAGTCGTAAATCAGATATGATATATACCTTagtcaaattgaattattaatttaactaaaaatctTGCAACCACCTTGAATTCAAAAGTGGCTAGGCCATCATGATTTCGCATGATCAATAAGTCTTCGACTTGTAAGTTTTTCGAATTTATACCATCCCTTCCTCCCTTGAGATATATAGGTCTTATTTTGTTTAAGGACCTAATAGATCAGGATTTGAGGGTTTGGAAGAACAATTTATTATATCAATGTTTTAGCCACGATGAACATAAGGTTATTGGGGAAATCCCTATTGGGTCTCCTACTAAGCGAGATAAATTTATGTGCCATACTTTAGAAGATAAATCTTACAACACTTGATATGAGTATTAGTGACTCTTTTCTTAACCTCTCTCATTCTCGATCCCTAACGAGTGAAATATTGACAATAATTTGtcttataaaaattagaatcatCCATGAAAGCTTATCGTGATACTAAAAATCAACAATCTCCTATTTAAGAGGTCTTGCCACAATGTAGCTACtacataaacaaaacatttCCAAAAGGTTTAGGGAGGTGGATCCCCATTGATCGAGGTGTGGGGAAGAGGTTAATCCATtaaacattttttcttttactaggGTAGATAGGGTGCATCAGGGTTTACCTATAAACCTTCGAGAGAGGACTTTTCCAACCTTTAAGGATTTGtgtaattgatttgtttttgaaaaacccAACATTAATAAGTTTGTGTTTTGGCAACAAGTGTTACATGATTTCTCTTATTCTAATGATTCAAGGACTTCAACTAGGAGCCCGGGACTCCCTAATAGTGGTTTGGTCTTCTTCTCACCAGAAATAGATGAAACTTGTTGCATGGGTTAAATGTAATTGTGATTcctttttaatcatgttttggGGATGTCCATTGGGATCATGATAGGGTACTAGGGTATGGTTTCTTCAATCTTGACATTATAAATTTGTTAAGGTTTTGGAAGCTTTAGTTATTCATGTTGCATGATCGGGTCAATTGATCGAGGTTAacctaatattattttttaattcaaaagttaaaattattattgagaTAACTTTACTTAAATATCATCATGGCCAAATACAATTgtgattaaaaatattcatgcattgagCCTATGTTCGACTCCAAAAAGAAAACTGAGGCCTAGACCCAAGCCCATCCCATCCAAATAgcttgtttaattatttaaaaaataaatttatttaaatttaattataccaaatttatATATCCAAAAGTACATATTCTTCTTTTGCATGTTTGAAAGTAAAAGACAGTTAGACCTCCATTGAGTATGGGTTGGACTGTGGATGACGAAGTTATCAAAATTTGGTGGTAGACCACAGTGAAAACTAGGAGCCTTCACAGTGTCTATAGAGCTTCACAATCATTATCATAAACATCCAAACCAGGAAACAACACTAATAAGCTCCTTTCCTTCCTTAGACGCTTCCTTTCTTAACCAATTCTATGAAATGAtctaaaacaaagaacaaaaccccaaaattttccttccaGTAATTCACCCTTTGGAACCCTTCCTTTCTCCCACCATGTTTCGATCGCTTTCCCTCAAACGCTCTTTCAAAACCCACCTCAAAACACTCATCCATTGCCCTCAACACCCACCGCCGCCGCCGCCATCGTCGCCAGTCCTCTTCTCTTCAATCCGCGCTCTTTCAACCGCCTCTTCACCTCCTTCCTCTTCCTCCGACTCCGAGCTGCGCAAGTACCTCGGTTACACCGCCCTCCTCGCCTTCTGCGGCGTCGCCACTTACTACTCCTTCCCGTTCTCGGAAAACGCCAAGCACAAGAAGGCCCAACTCTTCCGGTACGCGCCGCTCCCCGAAGACCTCCACACGGTGTCCAATTGGAGTGGTACCCACGAAGTGCAGACCCGGCATTTCCACCAGCCGGAGAACCTAAAGCAGCTTGAGGAGTTGGTTAAGGAGTCGAATGAGAAGCGGGTCAAGCTTCGACCCGTTGGGTCTGGGTTGTCCCCGAATGGGATCGGGCTAGCCCGTGGTGGGATGGTGAATTTGGCATTAATGGATAAGGTGTTGGAAGTGGATAAGGAGAAGAAGAGGGTGAAGGTTCAAGCTGGGATAAGAGTGCAACAATTAGTGGATGAGATTAAGGATTATGGTTTAACACTTCAAAACTTTGCTTCCATTAGAGAGCAGCAAATTGGTGGCATTCTTCAGGTTTCCCCCCCTTGTTTTACATGATTATTCTTCATTAGCATGAATAATAGTATAAGCCAGCTTCATTATTATTGTTGCTACTTGAATTTTGCCTCAAAAAATAAGCTATTGTATGATAACAATGCATGATTCTAACTTTTCATGTAATTGATAATTCAATATTGTTATTGCATTTCATATTTTCGTTTTTAATGaacaattattttgttttgtacaAATTCTGAAGAAGTAAAATGCAAAAAGGTGAATATCAGGTAGCAATAGTAACAATCTGATTCTAATGAAGTCTTAAACCTCTGTATGTCTTATGTACATGGTGTGTTTGACATATGCTTTAGAATCAGCCTTAGACATGATAAAGAATTTAGAGGAGGCATGTTTAGTGTTATTTCGATTTGACTTTATTTGTATGTATACCTGAAGTCTAATGTTAAGCATAATTAGTGTAATTCTACTCAGTTTTATCAGTTGTTGGTGacaaatttgtttttctttttttgtactTAGAACTTATATAATGTGCCAATTTCTTATCTTCAAATGGAGGAACCTTTGGGGCTGTGATAGACTAGTAATTTTCTGCAGAAATTAGCAAGACAAAGAAGCCtgaaagtatttttaaaattatatatggttTTTGATTGTGtaaaaggaagagaagaaacccaatgaaagaaaaaagataataatttcaGAACATCTTATAGCTTTATATCACATGAGGTCAGTGTTAACGTCTTAGGTTTGTCTTATTTTGTTATATTCTTCATTAAATAGGGTTGTTCAATGACAACTTACATTATCCTGATTTGTATACATGTGAATTTTGGATGAAGTGGAAAGCTAGGGAGCCAAGCTTGTTTCGTTATTAATGAAGTGAAACACATGAAGGTGTGTCCTTTTGCAGTTAACTGTTTTGATTTGACCTTCCTCTTTTTGGTCTTCTCATCTTTAGGTAGGTGCTCATGGAACTGGTGCAAAATTGCCTCCCATTGACGAACAGATTATTAGCATGAAACTTGTTACTCCTGCCAAGGGAACAATAGAACTTTCAAAAGAGAAAGACCCagagttattttatttagcGCGCTGTGGTCTTGGGGGTCTTGGAGTGGTTGCTGAAGTGACCATTCAGTGTGTGGAAAGACAGGAGCTTGTAGAGCACACAACTGTCTCAAACCTGAAAGACCTCAAGAAAAACCacaagtaatttatttttactgaaTCCGTGAATCACAAAGTTCCTTCTACCTCATAAAATTACCAGCAACTTTCAACTAGATTTATCATATACTAAAATTTTTGGGATCAACATGAAGTTTGGCTGATTTTAATTCATGCATTCCTTATTTTGCTTGAGGTTATGATATTTGACAACCCAATCTTTTAGTGAGTCTAAATCGGAAAAATACTCGTATATTCCTTTTCTTAGACCAAAGAATGAATAATTAAGTAATTGATTCTCAAACATTGAAAGctttttaactttttgtttGTAGGAAGATGTTGTCCGAGAATAAGCATGTCAAGTACTTGTACATTCCATATACTGACACCGTTGTAGTTGTGACATGCAACCCTGTTTCAAAATGGAGAGGTCCACCCAAATTCAAACCCAAACATACTACAGATGAGGCTATGCAGGATATTCGTGAGCTCTACAAAGAATCTCTAAAGAAGTACAGGTACTCCTATCGCCTCTAGGTATTTGTCCGATTTGTTGAAAATGCAACGAGGCCAATGGAAATGTTGGTCCTCTTGTGTGAATAGCCTGGCTGCAAATCACtcattttttcccctttttaatattcttttagttaattacatttcttagtTTTATATTGGTATTAGTAGCCTCGGTGGAGTAACTGAGAAAAGTGGAGGAAAGAATAAACTGATGAACTACTTGTGTGACTGTTTCTGAATTTGGTTTCTTtctggtaaaagtaccatggaggtcCTTGTACTAGGAGTCCAATTGTAATTTgccccctctactaaaaaaacaaacaaatttgtccctgtatgttagattaaagagtaaattggtcctTCTATTATAAATCTcattcatttctactgttaaaaactagtccCTGTATGTCAATATGAGGTACACATGGCACGCCAAGTGTAACTGCTTGGTTATACTGTCAACCacactagtttttaacagtagaaatggataaaaGTTTTAACAgaaaggaccaatttgctctttgatctaatgtataggga
This genomic window contains:
- the LOC105761589 gene encoding L-galactono-1,4-lactone dehydrogenase, mitochondrial — translated: MFRSLSLKRSFKTHLKTLIHCPQHPPPPPPSSPVLFSSIRALSTASSPPSSSSDSELRKYLGYTALLAFCGVATYYSFPFSENAKHKKAQLFRYAPLPEDLHTVSNWSGTHEVQTRHFHQPENLKQLEELVKESNEKRVKLRPVGSGLSPNGIGLARGGMVNLALMDKVLEVDKEKKRVKVQAGIRVQQLVDEIKDYGLTLQNFASIREQQIGGILQVGAHGTGAKLPPIDEQIISMKLVTPAKGTIELSKEKDPELFYLARCGLGGLGVVAEVTIQCVERQELVEHTTVSNLKDLKKNHKKMLSENKHVKYLYIPYTDTVVVVTCNPVSKWRGPPKFKPKHTTDEAMQDIRELYKESLKKYRARDITTKSSDSNEPNINDFSFTELRDKLLSLDPLNKDHVMKVNHAEAEFWRKSEGYRVGWSDDILGFDCGGQQWVSETCFPAGTLSKPSMKDLEYIEELKKLIETNELPAPAPIEQRWTARSQSPMSPASSSAEDDIFSWVGIIMYLPTMDARQRKEITEEFFHYRHLTQSQLWDKYSAYEHWAKIEVPKDKEELEALQARLKTRFPVDAYNKARRELDPNRILSNNILEKLFPLSDNV